Proteins encoded within one genomic window of Haematobia irritans isolate KBUSLIRL chromosome 5, ASM5000362v1, whole genome shotgun sequence:
- the LOC142239849 gene encoding uncharacterized protein LOC142239849, whose protein sequence is MYADDVKLFSSFDNSGRVHLIQDDLGSFGDWCRVNLMDMNLKKCKFMGFFRSRSIDVRYSIQGTLLEEVYSFVDRGTVMDRRLNFNDHINSLVSKASGVLGLIKRWAMEFSDPYVTKLFTALVRPILEWGSIVWDPQYDVYIDNIELVQKQFLLFALRHLHWNSDLFFLLTLLD, encoded by the coding sequence atgtatgctgatgatgttAAGTTATTCTCCTCGTTCGATAATTCTGGTCGGGTGCATTTAATACAGGATGATTTGGGTAGCTTTGGTGATTGGTGTAGGGTAAATCTAATGGATATGAACTTGAAGAAATGCAAGTTTATGGGTTTCTTCAGGTCTAGGTCTATTGATGTTCGGTATAGTATACAGGGCACGTTATTGGAGGAGGTTTATTCTTTTGTTGATCGTGGCACTGTTATGGATCGTaggcttaattttaatgatcACATTAATTCGTTGGTGAGTAAGGCATCTGGAGTTCTAGGATTAATAAAGCGTTGGGCGATGGAGTTTTCGGACCCTTATGTTACCAAGCTTTTTACTGCCCTTGTTAGACCTATTCTGGAGTGGGGTTCTATCGTGTGGGATCCTCAGTATGATGTTTACATTGATAATATAGAATTGGTTCAAAAGCAGTTCTTGTTGTTCGCTCTAAGACATCTTCATTGGAACAGTGATTTGTTCTTCCTCCTTACACTTCTAGATTGA